In Asanoa sp. WMMD1127, one genomic interval encodes:
- a CDS encoding AAA family ATPase, with the protein MLDAVTVRARSTAFVGRDAEIAALREALKRARTGEPAMLLVGGEAGVGKTRLIEEFAKQAGAARFLTGQCLELGEEGLPYAPFAGIVRELVRTDGIAVLDGHEAEFARLLPELGAASHDAARSLLFDRVAALLARLAAEQPLVVVLEDLHWADRSTRDLIEFLVRAARTARVLMVCTYRTDELHRGHPLRAFVAELDRARGVERLDLGRLDRDGTAEILTSIFGGEPGQRAIDKVHQRAQGNPFFVEELAASGDPAACADIPESLRDLLLARVDRLPESAQPVLRIAAAGGNRIGHELLATVAGLPEAALDAALRTAVTAQLLVADSDGGYEFRHALVREAVHDDLLPGEHARLHARYAAAIEADPTLVGSGRAPAEIAHHWYAAHDHPRALTTCHAAAVAAGERYAHAEQARLLERVLDLWEQVPDAADRLGIDHLTLLEETMVATYTAGDYKRALSLNRAALHAVDRAAEPLRSARLLTRRGKLLGTLGKSDGRAELREAVALAEAAPDDSARAMLLADIAYQVSRSDRDEGARIAALARASAMSLGDEGAAVYATLTLGRACSRLDALDVGLPELRKAEARARSMGDIEGLVHARVNISDALFEIGDYAASAEAAALGTKDAGKVGVDRSSGAFVRSNHAEALMALGRWDEADAICAVSARFDPPGHLGLHWLQLRAGLRLARGDASAQELVSRALAFLARPYVSAQHRLPLLTLKIEAALAGGDPAAAAEAGRGALRGGAGRDGGGVTGSPVGGRGSAVAAGQVVGGRGSVDDAGRDDGTAWEADLVANPRYTWPLLAAATRAAVAAGDEALGVAVGGLAGRLECQYPADRAFAAEILAGLTGAGWAGFALLTPGRSGPAGAVPVQGRRGLSECGADGQTGAVGSATPDKAGAGPTGSGDGAARPGDGAVRPGDGAVRPGDGAVRPGDGAVRPGDGAVRPGDGAVRPGDGAARPGGRAAEVVRERWAAAVEAWRVDGRPYALARALVGLAEAAAAAGDRAAAGEALEEAGAIAADLDARPLRDEVARLARRVGLRGAVGAGPDVLTAREREVLRLVAVGHSNSRIAAELYLSPKTVSVHVSRIIAKLEVTNRIEAAAVAHRLGLLGADMIAGGQTTASGH; encoded by the coding sequence ATTCTCGATGCCGTGACCGTTCGTGCTCGCAGCACCGCGTTCGTCGGCCGTGACGCCGAGATCGCGGCGCTGCGCGAAGCGCTCAAACGGGCCCGCACCGGCGAGCCGGCGATGCTGCTCGTCGGTGGCGAGGCGGGGGTCGGCAAGACCCGGCTGATCGAAGAGTTCGCCAAGCAGGCCGGCGCGGCCCGGTTCCTCACGGGGCAGTGCCTCGAGCTCGGCGAGGAGGGCCTGCCCTACGCGCCGTTCGCCGGCATCGTCCGCGAGCTGGTGCGCACCGACGGCATCGCGGTCCTCGACGGGCACGAGGCGGAGTTCGCCCGGCTGCTTCCCGAGCTGGGCGCCGCCTCGCACGACGCCGCCCGCAGCCTGCTCTTCGACCGCGTCGCGGCGCTGCTGGCCCGGCTGGCCGCCGAGCAGCCGCTGGTCGTCGTGCTCGAAGACCTCCACTGGGCCGACCGGTCGACGCGCGACCTGATCGAGTTCCTGGTGCGGGCCGCCCGCACCGCGCGCGTGCTGATGGTCTGCACCTACCGCACCGACGAGCTCCACCGCGGCCACCCGCTGCGCGCGTTCGTCGCCGAGCTCGACCGCGCCCGCGGCGTCGAGCGGCTCGACCTGGGCCGGCTCGACCGCGACGGCACGGCCGAGATCCTGACCAGCATCTTCGGCGGCGAGCCGGGCCAGCGGGCGATCGACAAGGTGCACCAGCGGGCCCAGGGCAACCCGTTCTTCGTCGAGGAGCTGGCCGCGTCCGGCGACCCGGCCGCCTGCGCCGACATCCCCGAGAGCCTCCGCGACCTGCTGCTGGCGCGGGTCGACCGGCTGCCCGAGTCGGCCCAGCCCGTGCTGCGCATCGCGGCCGCCGGCGGCAACCGGATCGGCCACGAGCTGCTCGCCACGGTCGCCGGCCTGCCCGAGGCCGCGCTCGACGCGGCGCTGCGCACGGCGGTCACCGCGCAGCTGCTGGTGGCCGACTCCGACGGCGGCTACGAGTTCCGCCACGCGCTGGTCCGCGAGGCCGTCCACGACGACCTGCTGCCCGGCGAGCACGCGCGGCTGCACGCCCGCTACGCGGCCGCCATCGAGGCCGACCCGACGCTGGTCGGCTCCGGTCGCGCGCCGGCCGAGATCGCCCACCACTGGTACGCGGCCCACGACCACCCCCGCGCCCTCACCACCTGCCACGCGGCGGCGGTCGCGGCCGGCGAGCGCTACGCCCACGCCGAGCAGGCCCGGCTCCTGGAGCGGGTGCTCGACCTGTGGGAGCAGGTGCCCGACGCCGCCGACCGGCTCGGCATCGACCACCTGACCCTCCTCGAGGAGACGATGGTCGCCACCTACACGGCCGGCGACTACAAGCGGGCGCTGAGCCTCAACCGGGCCGCGCTGCACGCCGTCGACCGGGCGGCCGAGCCGCTGCGGTCCGCCCGCCTCCTGACCCGCCGCGGCAAGCTGCTCGGCACGCTGGGCAAGAGCGACGGCCGGGCCGAGCTGCGGGAGGCGGTGGCGCTCGCCGAGGCCGCGCCCGACGACTCCGCCCGCGCCATGCTCCTGGCCGACATCGCCTACCAGGTCAGCCGGTCCGACCGCGACGAGGGCGCGCGGATCGCCGCCCTGGCCCGCGCCTCGGCCATGTCTCTGGGCGACGAGGGCGCGGCGGTCTACGCGACGCTGACGCTCGGCCGGGCCTGCAGCCGGCTGGACGCGCTCGACGTGGGGCTGCCGGAGCTACGCAAGGCCGAGGCCCGCGCCAGGTCGATGGGCGACATCGAGGGCCTGGTCCACGCGCGGGTCAACATCTCCGACGCGCTGTTCGAGATCGGCGACTACGCCGCCTCCGCGGAAGCGGCCGCCCTCGGCACCAAGGACGCGGGCAAGGTGGGCGTCGACCGCTCCAGCGGCGCGTTCGTCCGCTCCAACCACGCCGAGGCCCTGATGGCGCTGGGCCGCTGGGACGAGGCCGACGCCATCTGCGCGGTCTCGGCCCGCTTCGACCCGCCGGGCCATCTGGGGTTGCACTGGCTGCAGCTGCGGGCCGGGCTGCGGCTGGCGCGAGGTGACGCGTCGGCGCAGGAGCTGGTCTCGCGGGCGCTGGCGTTTCTCGCTCGGCCCTATGTGAGCGCGCAGCATCGGTTGCCGCTGTTGACGCTGAAGATCGAGGCGGCGTTGGCGGGCGGCGATCCGGCCGCGGCGGCTGAGGCGGGCCGTGGGGCGCTGAGGGGTGGCGCTGGGCGGGACGGCGGCGGCGTGACGGGGAGCCCTGTGGGTGGGCGCGGCTCGGCTGTCGCGGCCGGCCAGGTGGTGGGCGGCAGGGGTTCCGTCGACGACGCGGGTCGTGACGACGGCACCGCGTGGGAGGCCGACCTGGTGGCGAACCCGCGCTACACCTGGCCGTTGCTGGCGGCCGCCACACGGGCCGCGGTGGCTGCCGGTGACGAGGCGTTGGGCGTCGCGGTGGGCGGGCTGGCGGGGCGGCTCGAGTGCCAATACCCGGCCGATCGGGCCTTCGCGGCCGAGATCCTCGCCGGCTTGACCGGGGCGGGCTGGGCCGGGTTCGCATTGCTCACGCCGGGGCGATCGGGGCCGGCCGGCGCGGTGCCGGTTCAGGGCCGTCGTGGCCTGAGCGAGTGCGGCGCCGACGGACAGACGGGGGCGGTCGGGTCCGCGACTCCCGACAAGGCGGGTGCGGGTCCGACCGGGTCTGGCGATGGTGCCGCCCGGCCTGGCGATGGTGCCGTCCGGCCTGGCGATGGTGCCGTCCGGCCTGGCGATGGTGCCGTCCGGCCTGGCGATGGTGCCGTCCGGCCTGGCGATGGTGCCGTCCGGCCTGGCGACGGTGCCGTCCGGCCTGGCGATGGTGCCGCCCGGCCTGGCGGCCGGGCCGCCGAGGTCGTGCGTGAGCGGTGGGCGGCGGCGGTCGAGGCGTGGCGGGTCGACGGTCGGCCCTATGCGCTGGCGCGGGCCCTGGTCGGCCTGGCCGAGGCGGCGGCCGCGGCGGGCGACCGGGCGGCGGCGGGGGAGGCGCTCGAAGAGGCCGGCGCGATCGCCGCCGACCTCGACGCGCGGCCGCTGCGGGACGAGGTGGCGCGGTTGGCGCGGCGGGTCGGGCTGCGCGGCGCGGTCGGGGCGGGTCCCGACGTTCTCACCGCGCGGGAGCGCGAGGTGCTCCGCCTGGTAGCGGTCGGCCACAGCAACAGCCGGATCGCCGCAGAGCTCTATCTATCGCCCAAAACGGTCAGTGTGCACGTTTCACGCATCATCGCCAAGCTCGAGGTCACGAATCGGATCGAAGCGGCGGCAGTCGCCCATCGCCTGGGTCTGCTGGGCGCGGACATGATTGCCGGCGGACAGACGACGGCATCCGGACACTAG
- a CDS encoding tetratricopeptide repeat protein, whose amino-acid sequence MLATIARALRDPRPTRVRSAARAAGTPMAGAGRGRHAEAAVAGRTLVEGGDVVGAEPWLRRAAEAGDTDAMAAVGQILQDRWELAEAEEWYQRASEGGHHGAMVNLGVLLTMRGDLAGAERWYRRSADAADTDAMVNLAGLLADREDWAEAEQWLRRAADAGETDALVHLGLLAGVAGDPESAGRWYQLAADAGNATGMFSLGVLCEERGAVAAAEDWYQRAAAAGNHHALVNLGRLRAARGEYGPSAGD is encoded by the coding sequence ATGCTCGCGACGATCGCGCGGGCGCTGCGGGACCCGCGGCCGACCCGGGTCCGATCGGCGGCGCGAGCGGCCGGAACGCCGATGGCCGGCGCGGGCCGTGGGCGGCACGCTGAAGCCGCGGTGGCGGGACGGACGCTTGTGGAGGGCGGAGACGTGGTCGGTGCGGAGCCATGGTTGCGGCGGGCGGCCGAGGCCGGCGACACCGACGCGATGGCGGCGGTCGGCCAGATCCTCCAGGACCGGTGGGAGCTGGCGGAGGCGGAGGAGTGGTACCAGCGCGCCTCCGAGGGTGGCCATCACGGCGCCATGGTCAACCTGGGCGTCCTGCTGACGATGCGCGGCGACCTGGCCGGTGCCGAGCGCTGGTACCGGCGGTCGGCCGACGCCGCCGACACCGACGCGATGGTCAACCTCGCCGGCCTCCTGGCCGACCGCGAGGACTGGGCCGAGGCCGAGCAGTGGCTGCGGCGCGCCGCCGACGCCGGTGAGACCGACGCCCTCGTCCACCTGGGCCTGTTGGCGGGCGTCGCCGGCGACCCGGAGTCCGCGGGCCGGTGGTATCAACTCGCCGCCGACGCCGGCAACGCGACCGGCATGTTCAGCCTCGGCGTCCTGTGCGAGGAGCGCGGCGCGGTGGCCGCGGCCGAGGACTGGTACCAGCGCGCCGCCGCGGCCGGCAACCACCACGCCCTGGTCAACCTCGGCCGCCTGCGCGCGGCCCGCGGCGAGTACGGCCCGTCGGCCGGGGACTGA
- a CDS encoding HEAT repeat domain-containing protein: MADEFARALRLMRRRDPQLAEDGFQRLRAVAGQHVDRLVDEFRHEPDHGLRCWLLELIGHARSPRAFELLVGQLSSDDESLRKCAERGLRLLDTKEARTALFEHGR; encoded by the coding sequence ATGGCGGACGAGTTCGCGCGGGCTTTGCGGCTGATGCGGCGCCGTGACCCGCAGTTGGCCGAAGACGGCTTCCAGCGGCTGCGGGCCGTGGCCGGGCAGCACGTCGACCGGCTGGTCGACGAGTTCCGGCACGAGCCCGACCACGGTCTGCGCTGCTGGTTGCTGGAGCTGATCGGCCACGCGCGCTCGCCGCGGGCCTTCGAGCTGCTCGTCGGTCAGCTGAGCAGCGACGACGAGTCGCTGCGGAAGTGCGCCGAGCGCGGCCTGCGGCTCCTCGACACCAAGGAGGCGCGCACCGCGCTCTTCGAGCACGGCCGTTGA
- a CDS encoding VOC family protein → MSEPVPPRPEGLRFLSGIILRSTDPARLVGFYRDTLGLPLAEEQHGDSPVHWSCELGDVHFAVHPAEDGEPTAPGAVQLAFMVFDLDRLVAWLTDQGIALCYPPTEFGEESRITAVRDPDGNLVELTELGPTWLDHLKAHRTTGGDLVARWTARITTDGS, encoded by the coding sequence ATGTCCGAGCCCGTCCCGCCCCGGCCGGAAGGCCTGCGGTTCCTGTCCGGGATCATCCTGCGCTCGACCGACCCGGCGCGGCTGGTCGGCTTCTACCGCGACACCCTCGGCCTGCCGCTGGCCGAGGAGCAGCACGGCGACTCCCCGGTGCACTGGTCCTGCGAGCTGGGCGACGTCCACTTCGCCGTCCACCCGGCGGAGGACGGCGAGCCGACCGCGCCCGGCGCGGTCCAGCTGGCGTTCATGGTCTTCGACCTGGACCGGCTCGTCGCCTGGCTGACCGACCAGGGCATCGCCCTCTGCTATCCGCCGACGGAGTTCGGCGAGGAGTCACGCATCACCGCCGTCCGCGACCCGGACGGCAACCTCGTCGAACTCACCGAGCTGGGCCCGACCTGGCTCGACCACCTCAAGGCCCACCGCACGACCGGCGGAGACCTCGTCGCACGGTGGACGGCCCGCATCACGACGGACGGCAGCTGA
- a CDS encoding MFS transporter, giving the protein MRQSIGARFAVLRLRDFRIFVGGYATSVLGTMMAGVALAFAVLESGGSPATLSYVLAARIVPMVAILPVAGVLGDRFPRRLVMIWADVLRAGTQAAIAVLFFVGDPDLTVLLVLAAAGGLGEAVFRPSFDGLVPQLVPPAQRHEANTFLGLLQSGATVAGPALAGALVVFTSPATVLLIDAITYLPSIATLLLLRTPDPEPGTRTTMLREMREGWRVFASLPWLWTITLQFTLFNLLLWAPYLVLGPVSADRFYGGAGAWGAISATYGAGAIIGGFVVLGWKPARPLLVATAATILWAAPSAALAARTPLLLVCAGALIAGIVSSVFGTLWMTAIQQRVPAEAMSRVNSYVVFGSFSVGPIGLALAGPAATATSITTVLSVGVAWQLVSGLFLLTLPAIRNLRQPIPDDETAPSEKATATA; this is encoded by the coding sequence ATGCGACAGTCCATCGGCGCGCGCTTCGCGGTGCTCCGGCTGCGCGATTTCCGCATCTTCGTCGGCGGCTACGCCACGTCGGTGCTCGGCACGATGATGGCCGGGGTCGCGCTCGCGTTCGCCGTCCTGGAGAGCGGCGGCTCCCCCGCCACGCTCAGCTACGTGCTCGCCGCCCGCATCGTCCCCATGGTCGCGATCCTGCCGGTGGCCGGCGTACTCGGCGACCGCTTCCCCCGCCGCCTGGTGATGATCTGGGCCGACGTGCTCCGCGCCGGCACCCAGGCCGCCATCGCCGTGCTGTTCTTCGTCGGCGACCCCGACCTCACGGTGCTGCTGGTCCTCGCGGCCGCCGGCGGCCTGGGCGAGGCCGTCTTCCGCCCGAGCTTCGACGGCCTGGTGCCGCAGCTCGTACCCCCCGCGCAACGCCACGAGGCCAACACCTTCCTCGGCCTGCTCCAGTCGGGCGCCACCGTCGCCGGCCCGGCCCTGGCCGGCGCGCTCGTCGTGTTCACCTCACCGGCGACGGTGCTGCTGATCGACGCGATCACGTACCTGCCGAGCATCGCCACCCTGCTCCTCCTCCGCACTCCCGACCCCGAGCCGGGCACCCGCACGACGATGCTGCGCGAGATGCGCGAAGGCTGGCGGGTGTTCGCGTCGCTGCCCTGGCTGTGGACCATCACGCTGCAGTTCACCCTGTTCAACCTGCTGCTCTGGGCGCCCTACCTGGTGCTCGGCCCGGTCTCCGCCGACCGCTTCTACGGCGGCGCCGGGGCGTGGGGCGCCATCAGCGCGACCTACGGCGCCGGCGCCATCATCGGCGGCTTCGTGGTGCTCGGCTGGAAACCCGCCCGCCCGCTGCTCGTCGCCACCGCCGCCACCATCCTCTGGGCCGCGCCGTCGGCCGCCCTCGCCGCCCGCACCCCGTTGCTGCTCGTCTGCGCGGGCGCCCTCATCGCCGGCATCGTGAGCTCCGTCTTCGGCACCCTGTGGATGACCGCGATCCAACAACGCGTACCCGCCGAAGCGATGTCCCGCGTCAACTCCTATGTGGTCTTCGGCTCGTTCTCCGTGGGCCCGATCGGCCTCGCCCTCGCCGGCCCGGCCGCCACCGCGACCAGCATCACCACGGTCCTGTCCGTCGGCGTCGCCTGGCAGCTCGTCTCCGGCCTGTTCCTCCTGACCCTGCCCGCCATCCGCAACCTCCGCCAGCCGATCCCCGACGACGAAACCGCACCAAGCGAGAAGGCGACAGCGACAGCATGA
- a CDS encoding DUF4191 domain-containing protein — protein sequence MARAEEKVSFGGRLKQIGMVFSFTAKQDKMFIPLAVGAVLIPLLLAALAVVLGWGLIFIPLGILVALLALLIVLNLRSNRAMMNAAEGQPGAAASIIENMRGDWRVRPAVSSTTAMDMVHLVVGKPGVILLAEGNPQRVRSLLGQEKRRIAKVIGSAPLHDYVIGNGENEIPIRKLRMTLTKLPRALNGKDVNSLDKRLTALSSARPQIPKGAIPKNMRPPKGAFRQTRGR from the coding sequence ATGGCCAGGGCAGAAGAGAAGGTGTCGTTCGGCGGGCGCCTCAAGCAGATCGGGATGGTTTTCTCGTTCACCGCCAAACAGGACAAGATGTTCATCCCGTTGGCGGTGGGCGCGGTGCTGATCCCACTGCTCCTGGCCGCCCTGGCGGTCGTACTCGGCTGGGGTCTGATCTTCATCCCCCTCGGCATCCTGGTCGCGCTGCTGGCTTTGCTGATCGTCCTCAACCTGCGCTCCAACCGCGCGATGATGAACGCGGCCGAGGGCCAACCCGGCGCCGCCGCCTCGATCATCGAGAACATGCGCGGTGACTGGCGGGTCCGCCCGGCGGTGAGCTCCACGACCGCGATGGACATGGTCCACCTGGTCGTCGGCAAGCCCGGCGTCATCCTCCTCGCGGAGGGCAACCCGCAGCGCGTCCGCAGCCTGCTCGGCCAGGAGAAGCGCCGCATCGCCAAGGTCATCGGCAGCGCGCCGCTGCACGACTACGTGATCGGCAACGGCGAGAACGAGATCCCGATCCGCAAGCTCCGCATGACGCTGACCAAGCTGCCGCGCGCCCTGAACGGCAAGGACGTCAACTCCCTCGACAAGCGCCTCACGGCGCTGTCGTCGGCCCGCCCCCAGATCCCGAAGGGCGCGATCCCGAAGAACATGCGCCCGCCGAAGGGCGCCTTCCGCCAGACCCGCGGCCGCTGA
- the glnA gene encoding type I glutamate--ammonia ligase, producing MFANPEELLRYLKDEDVKFVDVRFCDLPGVMQHFNAPVESIDDDIFTTGLAFDGSSIRGFQQIHESDMLLLPDVASAFIDPFRAQKTLALNFFIHDPFTREPYSRDPRNVAKKAEAYLAASGIADTAYFGPEAEFYIFDSIRHETSAQQAYYYIDSVEGWWNTGRDEPGGNRGYKTAYKGGYFPVPPVDHYADLRDQIVRNLVDSGFTVERSHHEVGTAGQAEINYKFSTLLHAGDQLQLFKYIVKNTAWNAGKTATFMPKPLFGDNGSGMHTHQSLWLNGEPLFYDETGYAGLSDTARWYIGGLLHHAPSLLAFTNPTVNSYRRLVPGFEAPVNLVYSQRNRSACTRIPVTGSNAKAKRVEFRVPDPSANVYLAFSAMLMAGLDGIKSKIEPPEPIDKDLYDLPPEEFSSVKQVPGSLPEVLNSLEADHDFLLEGGVFTPDLISTWIDYKRENEVDPVRLRPTPHEFAMYYDV from the coding sequence TTGTTCGCCAATCCCGAGGAACTCCTGCGATACCTCAAGGACGAGGACGTGAAGTTCGTCGACGTCCGGTTCTGCGACCTGCCCGGCGTGATGCAGCACTTCAACGCCCCGGTCGAGTCCATCGACGACGATATCTTCACCACCGGCCTCGCGTTCGACGGTTCGTCGATCCGTGGTTTCCAGCAGATCCACGAGTCCGACATGCTGCTGCTGCCGGACGTGGCGTCGGCGTTCATCGACCCGTTCCGGGCGCAGAAGACGCTGGCGCTGAACTTCTTCATCCACGACCCGTTCACCCGCGAGCCCTACTCGCGTGACCCGCGCAACGTGGCGAAGAAGGCCGAGGCCTACCTGGCGGCGAGCGGCATCGCCGACACCGCCTACTTCGGACCCGAGGCCGAGTTCTACATCTTCGACTCGATCCGGCACGAGACGAGCGCGCAGCAGGCCTACTACTACATCGACTCGGTCGAGGGCTGGTGGAACACCGGCCGCGACGAGCCGGGTGGCAACCGCGGCTACAAGACCGCCTACAAGGGTGGCTACTTCCCGGTGCCGCCGGTCGACCACTACGCCGACCTGCGCGACCAGATCGTGCGCAACCTGGTCGACAGCGGCTTCACCGTCGAGCGCTCGCACCACGAGGTCGGCACCGCCGGCCAGGCTGAGATCAACTACAAGTTCTCGACGCTGCTGCACGCGGGTGACCAGCTGCAGCTCTTCAAATACATCGTCAAGAACACCGCCTGGAACGCCGGCAAGACCGCCACGTTCATGCCCAAGCCGCTGTTCGGCGACAACGGCTCCGGCATGCACACCCACCAGAGCCTCTGGCTCAACGGCGAGCCGCTGTTCTACGACGAGACCGGGTACGCCGGCCTGTCCGACACGGCCCGCTGGTACATCGGCGGCCTGCTGCACCACGCGCCGTCGCTGCTGGCGTTCACGAACCCGACCGTCAACTCGTACCGCCGGCTCGTGCCCGGCTTCGAGGCCCCGGTCAACCTGGTCTACTCGCAGCGCAACCGCTCCGCCTGCACCCGCATCCCGGTGACGGGCAGCAACGCCAAGGCCAAGCGCGTCGAGTTCCGCGTGCCGGACCCGTCGGCCAACGTCTACCTCGCCTTCTCGGCGATGCTGATGGCCGGCCTCGACGGCATCAAGAGCAAGATCGAGCCGCCGGAGCCGATCGACAAGGACCTCTACGACCTGCCGCCGGAGGAGTTCAGCTCCGTCAAGCAGGTCCCGGGCTCGCTCCCCGAGGTCCTCAACTCGCTCGAGGCCGACCACGACTTCCTGCTCGAGGGCGGCGTCTTCACGCCGGACCTGATCTCGACGTGGATCGACTACAAGCGCGAGAACGAGGTCGACCCGGTCCGCCTGCGCCCGACCCCGCATGAGTTCGCCATGTACTACGACGTCTGA